The Vitis vinifera cultivar Pinot Noir 40024 chromosome 7, ASM3070453v1 genomic interval aataaataaataaataaataataacttaaaaatattttccgaaaacattaaacaaaattttctattttcttgctgGTGAATGGAAAATTCTGTTTTAAAAAACCGTGGCCGAGCAGGCCATAATTTCTTGTAAGTTGTAACTCGTAATCGAAACAATCATGCCACTAATTGATGAACTTGGGAACTTGTGGATGGCAGAACCGTTACTCTGCCTTCCGATCTGCCCATGTCGGTCACAGCACCCTTTTAGCTTCTATGCACAAGTGCTCATAATGACTGGAATACAAGAAGATAAATCAACAGTAGAACAGGAGAATGAGATACGAACACCATGTCTCCTTCTGTGGCAACCTCATAGAAACAACAGCCACAAATAAAGCTTCCATAGCAGATGATTGGGTGCATCAAATTCTCTCAATGTACCGAGGTCAACACCTTATTATAGGCTTGGACTGTAAAAGGAGGCCTCATCCCATTACATCGATGGGTGGCAGAACTGCAACCATGCAGTTGTGTGTAGGCAGCAAGTGTCTCATACTTCAGTTGCTCTATATGGACTACATACCCAAATCCCTCAAGAGTTTTCTTAGTAATCCTGACATTACTTTTGTTGGGGTTGAGGTTGAGGAGAATGTACTCAGGCTTTGGGGTGAGTATGGTCTTTGGTGTACTGACGCAGCTGATGTTCATGAATTGGCTAGCAGGAGTTTTCCTCTTGGTTTCAGTGGAAAAACTGGTCTGAAAGCTCTTGCTTATAAAGTGGCCAAGCTTCGTATGTGGAAACCCAAGAATGGTTGCTGTGGTGATTGGGAATCAAAGCTACTTGATGAGCGACAAATTGAACAAGCTTGTATTGATTCTTATTCTGTGTACAAGATTGGCATCAAGTTACTCGATAAGATCTGAATGTGTAGAATTGTTTATCTGGCTTTAGGTTGGTGTTTTGAATCAAATGTTTAAGTATATGAACAAAAGCAATTCAGTAAGCTGATATCAACAAACAGAGGGGCTATGTATCTGATGTCACAGATTGAACCCCACAAATGTAGttcaacttattttattattgaatgtTGGGTTGCAACTTTGAAAGTTGATCAAGATGATGGTTAATTCGAATCTAACctaaattaagaaacaattaaGTTAATCTCAACCCAACATCATCTCTAACTTTAATTACTAAACCCAAATCCGATccaatcttattttttttaagtttaaattaaaTCTGAGTTGGTTGGATTAGATTCGGATTCAAACAAATGTGGGATCCATCAGCCCACCTAAATTGCACTCTTAATTGAATGTACCTTATTATGCTTAATATCTCCACCTAAAATGCAACTCTAATAGAATGTTTGCTAGTATACTAAATGTCTCAAAAATCCAAGCGTtaattccaaatttccaatGACTATTTACATTCCCTGGATTTATTTCCATCATTGAAACAGATCACAACTTGAATGACCCACCTGCCTTTTGGGCTTTCCAAGTCAAGTAAATGCAATCTCTTCATCTTCCACGGCTGCATATCTGTATATACAGGACCTTGAAGTTCCCCACTAGAACCAAATTCTACAAATATGTCTTACACCCACTTGGTTTCCTTTGACAACAAGGCCATTGAAACAACAGTAACCGACAGAGGATCAGAAGTCGACTCATGGGTTAATACCATCCTAGCAGTCTACAGGGGCGGAGACATGATAGTTGGACTAGACTGCGAATGGAGCCCTACCTTTCTGAGTGGAACCAGCAACAGAATTGCTACTCTGCAGCTGTGCGTAGACACCAAGTGCCTCATACTCCAACTATTCTACACGGACTACATTCCCCAATCCTTCAAGAATTTTCTCAGTAACCCTGCCGTAACTTTTGTTGGAGTTGAGGTTGAGAGCGATGCCATGAAACTTAGAGATGAATATGAACTGGACTGCCAAGAGACTAGTAACATTCGTGCACTAGCTTGCTCATTTTGGCCTAATCGTTGGTATAGAAGACCTGGGTTGAAAGATCTTGCCTTCCAGATAGTTGGCCTCTTGATGCAGAAGCCGATACATGTTTGCAGTAGCAACTGGGAGGCAAGAATCCTGAGCAATGAGCAAGTCGAGTATGCAAGTATTGATGCTTACGCCTCCTACAGAATTGGCCACAGACTCCTCAAAGAGATGTAATGGGCAGTTAGCCTTCTCTACTTTGATCCATTTCCTAACATAGCCTGAAACTCTTTGAATTTTCTAACTTGGATTCGACATTCTGGCTGTGATCCATGGGTG includes:
- the LOC104879840 gene encoding uncharacterized protein LOC104879840 gives rise to the protein MRYEHHVSFCGNLIETTATNKASIADDWVHQILSMYRGQHLIIGLDCKRRPHPITSMGGRTATMQLCVGSKCLILQLLYMDYIPKSLKSFLSNPDITFVGVEVEENVLRLWGEYGLWCTDAADVHELASRSFPLGFSGKTGLKALAYKVAKLRMWKPKNGCCGDWESKLLDERQIEQACIDSYSVYKIGIKLLDKI
- the LOC100247048 gene encoding 3'-5' exonuclease-like, producing MSYTHLVSFDNKAIETTVTDRGSEVDSWVNTILAVYRGGDMIVGLDCEWSPTFLSGTSNRIATLQLCVDTKCLILQLFYTDYIPQSFKNFLSNPAVTFVGVEVESDAMKLRDEYELDCQETSNIRALACSFWPNRWYRRPGLKDLAFQIVGLLMQKPIHVCSSNWEARILSNEQVEYASIDAYASYRIGHRLLKEM